Below is a window of Hydrogenovibrio crunogenus DNA.
ATAATCGCTGCATTGCGATCTCCCATCCTGCTTTCTAACAATTCCGAAGGACAAATAAGCGCATCCATTGGTCTTAAAATATTTAATGCCTCCGGCAAACAGCATATCGATGACATTCTCAACCAGGCCGACAAGGCCATGTACGAAGCAAAACGACGTGGTAAAGGGCAGTGGGTATTAGCCTAACGGCAGACAATCCATTTTATAAATTCCTCCAATCCGGCAGAGGAATTTCGATAAAATAAAGCCACGCCTTTATCTAATGAGAAACCCATGTCGAAAAAAGTATACTGCTTGGCTCAGTTCCTCCCCAAACCTGGGAAAGAAGCTGAGCTGTTTCATGTCCTGCAAAGCTTAGAACCCAACACCTTAAGAGAAGATGGCTGCTTACAGTATCGTGTGACGCGCCAACTCCCTAACCCCTACGCAGACGGCCAAAGCTTTCCCATCGTTTTTAATGAAATCTGGTCAGACCTTGATGCGTTTGAAGCACATTGCCAACGCGATGAAATCGTCAATTTTTTCAACACCTATTGCTTGGCAAAAACTGGATTAGCGCAAGACTGGAATGTTTGCATTTACACCGATGAGCCCGAAGAATACGATGCGCCGAACCTCTTGATCTAAAATGGTTATTGATCATTAAAACGACCAGGCCTGGCTATTTTTAGCCATTCTATTCCCTTTAACTCTACGACTAAGTCGGATCCAAACGTTATGCTGGCACAACTCAAACTGACGACCTTAAAAGGCGTTGGTGACAAACTGGTAGAAAAACTGAATC
It encodes the following:
- a CDS encoding putative quinol monooxygenase, encoding MSKKVYCLAQFLPKPGKEAELFHVLQSLEPNTLREDGCLQYRVTRQLPNPYADGQSFPIVFNEIWSDLDAFEAHCQRDEIVNFFNTYCLAKTGLAQDWNVCIYTDEPEEYDAPNLLI